The following proteins come from a genomic window of Lineus longissimus chromosome 18, tnLinLong1.2, whole genome shotgun sequence:
- the LOC135502041 gene encoding uncharacterized protein LOC135502041 isoform X3, with protein sequence MSEDDGVIPKFQSKFNVSYGKNAKGILLYTISWIAELDDAGSYNCTCSTGGIRFRVWIRRPCNKRENVRQTNTTTSPVVLNYLKTNKSYPLQANTPLNFKIGLDCNCTWPEVNRTFQGKWYGTSTDDPGSSDPLPSLSVNGTQDSTKTPIGCYTGKGSVTYRYRNVFGSFANVEFKCPTAEIDKTYNFYIDEVEEKKPEEFTTIMSISCKAVDGNKGTGKNGTGKKGTAKNGTEKKAPASYCENYELHFVLIGAGIFVFIYLVFAIAMGCLKQKDAKKQINTKCIFITLLIVGIIAVLGVALGLGGICTKGFTREALPPPVGTLVGIIIVIILAIVAIIVSILFLCWLKKTKAPKGNHMVKEQENPSFSNIPEMTDSRTPPPDEGQATAPTNTKLAHPNIQKDYENVPPHQRKKETEYDNILPGAQHRNAKICTICCKNPVQVYFKPCKHVAVCNSCAKSMQDKAENTQANCPVCRIPVTDFQTLCMVCLENPILGYLTPCLHEVVCKSCATELMKKSVAFCPYCNKEVFDYNL encoded by the exons ATGTCCGAGGATGATGGTGTAATTCCAAAATTTCAGTCTAAATTCAATGTATCTTATGGGAAGAATGCGAAAGGGATACTTCTCTACACAATCTCATGGATAGCAGAGTTAGACGATGCAGGGAGTTATAACTGTACATGCTCAACAGGTGGAATAAGATTCAGAGTTTGGATTAGAC GCCCCTGCAATAAACGAGAAAATGTCCGCCAAACAAATACGACGACATCTCCAGTAGTTCTCAATTACTTGAAGACAAATAAAAGCTATCCTCTTCAAGCAAATACACCTCTCAATTTCAAAATTGGCCTGGACTGCAACTGCACTTGGCCAGAAGTCAACAGGACTTTCCAAGGAAAATGGTATGGAACCAGTACAGAT GACCCTGGCTCAAGCGACCCTTTGCCAAGCCTATCTGTAAATGGAACTCAAGATTCTACCAAGACGCCTATTGGATGCTACACTGGCAAAGGAAGCGTGACGTATCGGTACAGAAATGTCTTCGGATCTTTTGCCAATGtagaattcaagtgcccgactGCGGAGATAGACAAAACATACAATTTTTACATCGATGAGGTGGAGGAGAAAAAGCCGGAGGAGTTCACCACAATTATGAGCATCTCCTGCAAAG cggtagacggtaataaaggcactggaaaaaatggcactggaaaaaaaggcactgcaAAAAATGGTacagaaaaaaaggcaccag CCAGTTATTGTGAAAATTATGAATTACATTTTGTCCTAATCGGGGCCGGCATCTTCGTTTTCATCTACCTTGTGTTCGCTATAGCCATGGGATGTCTGAAACAAAAAG ATGCCAAGAAGCAAATAAACACGAAATGTATCTTCATAACTTTGCTTATAGTGGGGATCATAGCGGTTCTTGGTGTAGCTCTTGGCCTGGGAGGCATTTGCACCAAAGGCTTCACCCGCGAAG CACTGCCCCCTCCAGTGGGTACTTTGGTCGGCATTATTATAGTCATTATTTTGGCTATTGTGGCCATCATTGTCAGCATTCTATTCCTATGTTGGTTAAAAAAGACAAAAGCACCAAAAGGAAATCATATGGTTAAG GAGCAAGAAAACCCAAGTTTTAGTAACATCCCTGAAATGACTGACTCAAGAACACCTCCACCAGATGAAGGACAGGCAACTGCTCCAACCAACACCAAACTCGCTCATCCGAACATCCAGAAGGATTATGAAAACGTTCCGCCACATCAACGTAAAAAAGAAACTGAATATGACAATATCCTTCCTGGAGCACAACACCGGAATGCGAAGATTTGTACGATTTGCTGTAAGAATCCTGtacaagtttatttcaaaccctGCAAACACGTGGCTGTTTGCAATTCTTGCGCCAAGAGCATGCAAGATAAAGCTGAAAACACACAAGCAAACTGCCCAGTGTGTAGGATACCAGTGACAGACTTCCAGACACTCTGCATGGTGTGTTTGGAAAATCCAATCCTTGGGTACCTCACACCCTGTCTCCATGAAGTAGTTTGTAAATCATGCGCCACTGAATTGATGAAGAAATCTGTTGCGTTCTGCCCTTACTGCAACAAAGAGGTCTTTGATTACAATCTGTAa
- the LOC135502041 gene encoding uncharacterized protein LOC135502041 isoform X1: protein MKHTITSTEMCLVRIFTLGVGLVLLIQNVNCSATCQEKYLDGQTADTKHIVTVGEKITLKCDLSAVNEKTDVVYWKNDEAVMSEDDGVIPKFQSKFNVSYGKNAKGILLYTISWIAELDDAGSYNCTCSTGGIRFRVWIRRPCNKRENVRQTNTTTSPVVLNYLKTNKSYPLQANTPLNFKIGLDCNCTWPEVNRTFQGKWYGTSTDDPGSSDPLPSLSVNGTQDSTKTPIGCYTGKGSVTYRYRNVFGSFANVEFKCPTAEIDKTYNFYIDEVEEKKPEEFTTIMSISCKAVDGNKGTGKNGTGKKGTAKNGTEKKAPASYCENYELHFVLIGAGIFVFIYLVFAIAMGCLKQKDAKKQINTKCIFITLLIVGIIAVLGVALGLGGICTKGFTREALPPPVGTLVGIIIVIILAIVAIIVSILFLCWLKKTKAPKGNHMVKEQENPSFSNIPEMTDSRTPPPDEGQATAPTNTKLAHPNIQKDYENVPPHQRKKETEYDNILPGAQHRNAKICTICCKNPVQVYFKPCKHVAVCNSCAKSMQDKAENTQANCPVCRIPVTDFQTLCMVCLENPILGYLTPCLHEVVCKSCATELMKKSVAFCPYCNKEVFDYNL, encoded by the exons ATGAAACACACCATTACATCAACTGAGATGTGTTTGGTGAGGATTTTTACGCTGGGCGTTGGCCTGGTGCTTTTGATTCAAAATG TAAATTGTTCTGCAACATGTCAGGAGAAATATTTAGATGGACAAACAGCGGATACCAAACATATAGTTACAGTTGGGGAAAAGATAACACTCAAATGTGATTTGTCTGCGGTCAACGAAAAAACGGATGTGGTCTACTGGAAGAATGATGAAGCCGTGATGTCCGAGGATGATGGTGTAATTCCAAAATTTCAGTCTAAATTCAATGTATCTTATGGGAAGAATGCGAAAGGGATACTTCTCTACACAATCTCATGGATAGCAGAGTTAGACGATGCAGGGAGTTATAACTGTACATGCTCAACAGGTGGAATAAGATTCAGAGTTTGGATTAGAC GCCCCTGCAATAAACGAGAAAATGTCCGCCAAACAAATACGACGACATCTCCAGTAGTTCTCAATTACTTGAAGACAAATAAAAGCTATCCTCTTCAAGCAAATACACCTCTCAATTTCAAAATTGGCCTGGACTGCAACTGCACTTGGCCAGAAGTCAACAGGACTTTCCAAGGAAAATGGTATGGAACCAGTACAGAT GACCCTGGCTCAAGCGACCCTTTGCCAAGCCTATCTGTAAATGGAACTCAAGATTCTACCAAGACGCCTATTGGATGCTACACTGGCAAAGGAAGCGTGACGTATCGGTACAGAAATGTCTTCGGATCTTTTGCCAATGtagaattcaagtgcccgactGCGGAGATAGACAAAACATACAATTTTTACATCGATGAGGTGGAGGAGAAAAAGCCGGAGGAGTTCACCACAATTATGAGCATCTCCTGCAAAG cggtagacggtaataaaggcactggaaaaaatggcactggaaaaaaaggcactgcaAAAAATGGTacagaaaaaaaggcaccag CCAGTTATTGTGAAAATTATGAATTACATTTTGTCCTAATCGGGGCCGGCATCTTCGTTTTCATCTACCTTGTGTTCGCTATAGCCATGGGATGTCTGAAACAAAAAG ATGCCAAGAAGCAAATAAACACGAAATGTATCTTCATAACTTTGCTTATAGTGGGGATCATAGCGGTTCTTGGTGTAGCTCTTGGCCTGGGAGGCATTTGCACCAAAGGCTTCACCCGCGAAG CACTGCCCCCTCCAGTGGGTACTTTGGTCGGCATTATTATAGTCATTATTTTGGCTATTGTGGCCATCATTGTCAGCATTCTATTCCTATGTTGGTTAAAAAAGACAAAAGCACCAAAAGGAAATCATATGGTTAAG GAGCAAGAAAACCCAAGTTTTAGTAACATCCCTGAAATGACTGACTCAAGAACACCTCCACCAGATGAAGGACAGGCAACTGCTCCAACCAACACCAAACTCGCTCATCCGAACATCCAGAAGGATTATGAAAACGTTCCGCCACATCAACGTAAAAAAGAAACTGAATATGACAATATCCTTCCTGGAGCACAACACCGGAATGCGAAGATTTGTACGATTTGCTGTAAGAATCCTGtacaagtttatttcaaaccctGCAAACACGTGGCTGTTTGCAATTCTTGCGCCAAGAGCATGCAAGATAAAGCTGAAAACACACAAGCAAACTGCCCAGTGTGTAGGATACCAGTGACAGACTTCCAGACACTCTGCATGGTGTGTTTGGAAAATCCAATCCTTGGGTACCTCACACCCTGTCTCCATGAAGTAGTTTGTAAATCATGCGCCACTGAATTGATGAAGAAATCTGTTGCGTTCTGCCCTTACTGCAACAAAGAGGTCTTTGATTACAATCTGTAa
- the LOC135502041 gene encoding uncharacterized protein LOC135502041 isoform X2: protein MKHTITSTEMCLVRIFTLGVGLVLLIQNVNCSATCQEKYLDGQTADTKHIVTVGEKITLKCDLSAVNEKTDVVYWKNDEAVMSEDDGVIPKFQSKFNVSYGKNAKGILLYTISWIAELDDAGSYNCTCSTGGIRFRVWIRRPCNKRENVRQTNTTTSPVVLNYLKTNKSYPLQANTPLNFKIGLDCNCTWPEVNRTFQGKWYGTSTDDPGSSDPLPSLSVNGTQDSTKTPIGCYTGKGSVTYRYRNVFGSFANVEFKCPTAEIDKTYNFYIDEVEEKKPEEFTTIMSISCKASYCENYELHFVLIGAGIFVFIYLVFAIAMGCLKQKDAKKQINTKCIFITLLIVGIIAVLGVALGLGGICTKGFTREALPPPVGTLVGIIIVIILAIVAIIVSILFLCWLKKTKAPKGNHMVKEQENPSFSNIPEMTDSRTPPPDEGQATAPTNTKLAHPNIQKDYENVPPHQRKKETEYDNILPGAQHRNAKICTICCKNPVQVYFKPCKHVAVCNSCAKSMQDKAENTQANCPVCRIPVTDFQTLCMVCLENPILGYLTPCLHEVVCKSCATELMKKSVAFCPYCNKEVFDYNL from the exons ATGAAACACACCATTACATCAACTGAGATGTGTTTGGTGAGGATTTTTACGCTGGGCGTTGGCCTGGTGCTTTTGATTCAAAATG TAAATTGTTCTGCAACATGTCAGGAGAAATATTTAGATGGACAAACAGCGGATACCAAACATATAGTTACAGTTGGGGAAAAGATAACACTCAAATGTGATTTGTCTGCGGTCAACGAAAAAACGGATGTGGTCTACTGGAAGAATGATGAAGCCGTGATGTCCGAGGATGATGGTGTAATTCCAAAATTTCAGTCTAAATTCAATGTATCTTATGGGAAGAATGCGAAAGGGATACTTCTCTACACAATCTCATGGATAGCAGAGTTAGACGATGCAGGGAGTTATAACTGTACATGCTCAACAGGTGGAATAAGATTCAGAGTTTGGATTAGAC GCCCCTGCAATAAACGAGAAAATGTCCGCCAAACAAATACGACGACATCTCCAGTAGTTCTCAATTACTTGAAGACAAATAAAAGCTATCCTCTTCAAGCAAATACACCTCTCAATTTCAAAATTGGCCTGGACTGCAACTGCACTTGGCCAGAAGTCAACAGGACTTTCCAAGGAAAATGGTATGGAACCAGTACAGAT GACCCTGGCTCAAGCGACCCTTTGCCAAGCCTATCTGTAAATGGAACTCAAGATTCTACCAAGACGCCTATTGGATGCTACACTGGCAAAGGAAGCGTGACGTATCGGTACAGAAATGTCTTCGGATCTTTTGCCAATGtagaattcaagtgcccgactGCGGAGATAGACAAAACATACAATTTTTACATCGATGAGGTGGAGGAGAAAAAGCCGGAGGAGTTCACCACAATTATGAGCATCTCCTGCAAAG CCAGTTATTGTGAAAATTATGAATTACATTTTGTCCTAATCGGGGCCGGCATCTTCGTTTTCATCTACCTTGTGTTCGCTATAGCCATGGGATGTCTGAAACAAAAAG ATGCCAAGAAGCAAATAAACACGAAATGTATCTTCATAACTTTGCTTATAGTGGGGATCATAGCGGTTCTTGGTGTAGCTCTTGGCCTGGGAGGCATTTGCACCAAAGGCTTCACCCGCGAAG CACTGCCCCCTCCAGTGGGTACTTTGGTCGGCATTATTATAGTCATTATTTTGGCTATTGTGGCCATCATTGTCAGCATTCTATTCCTATGTTGGTTAAAAAAGACAAAAGCACCAAAAGGAAATCATATGGTTAAG GAGCAAGAAAACCCAAGTTTTAGTAACATCCCTGAAATGACTGACTCAAGAACACCTCCACCAGATGAAGGACAGGCAACTGCTCCAACCAACACCAAACTCGCTCATCCGAACATCCAGAAGGATTATGAAAACGTTCCGCCACATCAACGTAAAAAAGAAACTGAATATGACAATATCCTTCCTGGAGCACAACACCGGAATGCGAAGATTTGTACGATTTGCTGTAAGAATCCTGtacaagtttatttcaaaccctGCAAACACGTGGCTGTTTGCAATTCTTGCGCCAAGAGCATGCAAGATAAAGCTGAAAACACACAAGCAAACTGCCCAGTGTGTAGGATACCAGTGACAGACTTCCAGACACTCTGCATGGTGTGTTTGGAAAATCCAATCCTTGGGTACCTCACACCCTGTCTCCATGAAGTAGTTTGTAAATCATGCGCCACTGAATTGATGAAGAAATCTGTTGCGTTCTGCCCTTACTGCAACAAAGAGGTCTTTGATTACAATCTGTAa